From Halotia branconii CENA392, the proteins below share one genomic window:
- a CDS encoding NINE protein, producing the protein MLTKRKSRSVAAILAFSGTLTISGLHKFYLGQPLWGVLYVLLSWTPIPKVASAIEGVWYLAQDEEAFDRNFNFGKSAVKISQQANNNVGAIADALRELDALRQDGLISEYEFEQKRRQLLDQIS; encoded by the coding sequence ATGTTGACTAAGCGCAAAAGTCGCAGCGTTGCCGCAATTTTAGCTTTTTCTGGCACGTTGACAATTTCAGGATTACATAAGTTTTATTTGGGACAGCCTCTGTGGGGTGTGCTGTATGTTTTGCTTTCTTGGACACCGATACCTAAGGTAGCTAGTGCTATTGAGGGAGTTTGGTACTTAGCCCAAGATGAAGAAGCTTTTGATCGTAATTTTAATTTCGGTAAGTCAGCAGTCAAAATATCCCAGCAGGCGAACAATAATGTCGGGGCGATCGCTGATGCTTTGCGTGAATTAGACGCTTTACGCCAAGATGGACTGATTTCTGAGTACGAATTTGAACAAAAGCGCCGCCAGCTGCTCGACCAAATTTCTTGA
- a CDS encoding efflux RND transporter periplasmic adaptor subunit — protein MKTDTSPSIDSSSLLPEVKKKRSYPWLSWLLILGLLSGIGYALYYQITILPNQEARRRILTQPVERQNLTITISANGTVKPERSINLSPKNSGILKQLLVKEGDIVKKGQIVAYMDDSNLRGQLTSAQGQLAQAEANLQKAQAGNRPQDIAQAQAQLDEAQANLQKAQAGNRPQDIAQAQARLNSAQANLSKAEDNFRRNQQLYNAGAISLQSVNQTRADRDSAQAAVNEAQQALALQKAGSRPEDIEQARSVVKQRQEALALLKAGTRREDIDAANAQVISARGSLQNVQAQINDNIIRAPFEGLVTQKYADPGAFVTPTTSASSVSSAVSSSILSLASTNEVVANLAETNISKIRLGQPVTIRADAYPGKTFTGKVSQIAAQAVVEQNVTSFEVKVSLSDPQRLLRSGMNVAADFQAGQLKNVLVVPTASVVRRENATGVFVAGVDEKPVFTPIETGVTVDNFTQVKSGLQGNEKVLLSFPPGSRPQSTPRGGLLPGMGGGNRSSGGRSRGNAAP, from the coding sequence ATGAAAACCGATACATCGCCTTCAATAGATTCCTCATCTTTGCTTCCAGAAGTAAAAAAAAAGCGTAGTTATCCTTGGCTGTCTTGGCTACTCATTCTGGGACTGTTAAGTGGAATTGGCTACGCGCTTTATTACCAAATAACTATCCTTCCTAATCAAGAAGCAAGACGGCGGATATTGACACAACCTGTAGAAAGGCAAAACTTAACAATCACAATTTCAGCAAACGGTACAGTCAAGCCTGAACGGTCAATTAATCTTAGCCCTAAAAACTCAGGCATCCTGAAACAACTGCTAGTTAAGGAAGGAGATATTGTCAAAAAGGGACAGATTGTAGCATATATGGATGATTCCAACCTGCGTGGGCAACTTACCTCTGCTCAAGGACAGTTGGCACAAGCTGAGGCAAATCTACAAAAAGCGCAAGCAGGTAATCGCCCTCAAGATATTGCTCAAGCTCAAGCACAGTTAGACGAAGCTCAAGCAAATCTGCAAAAAGCGCAAGCAGGTAATCGTCCTCAAGATATTGCCCAAGCCCAGGCACGTTTAAACAGCGCCCAAGCTAATTTAAGTAAAGCAGAAGATAATTTCCGCCGTAATCAACAACTCTACAATGCCGGAGCTATTTCCCTACAAAGTGTAAATCAAACTCGTGCAGATCGTGACAGCGCCCAAGCTGCGGTCAATGAAGCACAGCAGGCTTTAGCATTACAAAAAGCTGGGTCACGTCCCGAAGACATTGAGCAAGCGAGATCTGTAGTCAAGCAGAGACAGGAAGCCTTAGCACTTTTGAAAGCAGGCACGCGCCGAGAAGATATTGATGCCGCCAATGCTCAGGTAATTTCTGCTCGTGGTTCGCTGCAAAACGTCCAAGCTCAAATCAATGACAATATAATTCGCGCTCCTTTTGAAGGTCTGGTGACGCAGAAGTATGCTGACCCAGGAGCTTTTGTAACTCCTACAACTTCAGCTAGTTCCGTCTCTTCGGCGGTTTCATCTTCAATTTTGTCCTTAGCTTCTACAAATGAAGTTGTGGCCAATTTAGCTGAAACCAATATTTCTAAAATTCGCCTTGGTCAACCAGTCACAATCAGGGCAGATGCTTACCCCGGAAAAACCTTTACAGGTAAAGTCAGCCAAATTGCAGCTCAAGCTGTAGTAGAACAAAACGTTACCAGTTTTGAAGTGAAAGTATCACTTTCAGATCCTCAGAGGCTGCTGAGATCTGGGATGAATGTAGCAGCAGATTTTCAAGCTGGTCAATTGAAGAACGTTTTGGTTGTACCCACAGCCTCAGTTGTACGTAGAGAAAATGCTACAGGTGTGTTCGTTGCCGGAGTAGATGAAAAACCTGTTTTCACTCCTATTGAGACTGGCGTGACTGTCGATAACTTTACGCAAGTTAAGTCTGGATTGCAAGGCAACGAGAAAGTCTTGCTGAGTTTCCCTCCAGGGTCAAGACCACAATCAACACCACGAGGAGGATTGCTACCGGGTATGGGAGGAG